In one window of Nicotiana tabacum cultivar K326 chromosome 12, ASM71507v2, whole genome shotgun sequence DNA:
- the LOC142167301 gene encoding putative E3 ubiquitin-protein ligase XERICO: protein MLPMFPRSKVLNFVYSTATKLEWTWDFFLQTFSHPYNINTVSENSSARDELGVRIFEAESRSLLDSVKCAVCLCKIEEEEEVRELRCNHLFHRVCLDRWLGYGHFPYDASDTPKSFSSNISNG from the exons ATGCTGCCAATGTTTCCACGATCAAAGGTACTAAACTTTGTATATTCTACTGCGACTAAGTTAGAATGGACTTGGGATTTCTTCCTCCAAACTTTCTCACATCCCTATAACATCAACACAGTTTCAGAAAATTCTAGTGCACGTGATGAGCTTGGTGTTAGGATTTTTGAAGCTGAATCAAGGTCATTATTGGATTCAGTTAAATGTGCAGTTTGTCTATgcaaaatagaagaagaagaagaagtcagaGAGCTGAGATGCAATCATCTTTTTCACAGAGTTTGTCTTGATAGATGGCTTGGATATGGAC ATTTCCCATATGATGCATCAGATactccaaaaagtttttcttctAATATTTCAAATGGTTAA